One genomic segment of Streptomyces niveus includes these proteins:
- a CDS encoding DUF5719 family protein, giving the protein MNRTTLSLIAAATALAAVTGFAAVSAPDSADTTATTKTPARLPVERSSLLCPAPSTSELAETAYTSFTPAGTDGSGTGGTAELAPSVAPLDDATAADDEKKDDKDGEKDGEKDGEKTGDTAGGDGAKEPAADGAAADVKPFLALKEPGKPVSGTKNTSDAPALVGTATGRLAPGWTTQQTTTVTGGEGRGLFGTSCTSPDTDFWFPGASTDDARQDYVHLTNPDDTAAVADIALYGKEGTLKSDTGEGIPVPARSSVPVLLSTLTGEAEPNVTVHVSTRTGRVGAVVNAADEKLGGDWLAASADPAPRVVLPGIPSDATSVRLVVFAPGEDDAELKVRLAGESGTIVPASAAETLNVKSGMTASLDLGDVTKGEAGSVLLGPAEGAGETPVVAALRVVRGKGTDQEVAFIPATGPVTERATAADNRAKGSTLSLAAPDGTGKVKVTASAGSGGGEQVVKTYTVKGGTTQAVTPPVPQGLKGSYALTVEPESGGPVHAARTLALTQDGVPMFTVQTLPDDRGMVSVPATKEDLSVLK; this is encoded by the coding sequence GTGAACCGCACGACCCTCTCCCTCATCGCGGCCGCCACCGCACTCGCCGCCGTCACCGGGTTCGCCGCGGTCAGCGCGCCGGACAGTGCCGACACGACGGCGACGACGAAGACGCCCGCGCGGCTCCCCGTGGAGCGCAGCAGCCTGCTCTGCCCCGCACCGAGCACGTCGGAGCTGGCCGAGACGGCGTACACCTCGTTCACACCGGCCGGGACGGACGGCTCGGGCACGGGCGGCACGGCCGAACTGGCCCCGTCCGTCGCGCCCTTGGACGACGCGACCGCCGCCGACGACGAGAAGAAGGACGACAAGGACGGGGAGAAGGACGGGGAGAAGGACGGGGAGAAGACGGGCGACACGGCCGGGGGCGACGGCGCGAAGGAGCCCGCGGCGGACGGAGCGGCCGCCGACGTCAAGCCGTTCCTGGCCCTCAAGGAGCCCGGCAAGCCCGTCTCCGGGACCAAGAACACCTCGGACGCCCCCGCGCTCGTCGGCACCGCCACGGGCCGTCTCGCGCCCGGCTGGACCACCCAGCAGACCACCACGGTCACGGGCGGCGAGGGACGCGGACTGTTCGGTACGAGCTGCACCTCTCCCGACACCGACTTCTGGTTCCCCGGCGCCTCCACGGACGATGCGCGCCAGGACTACGTCCACCTCACCAACCCGGACGACACGGCGGCAGTCGCCGACATCGCGCTGTACGGCAAGGAAGGCACGCTCAAGTCCGATACGGGAGAAGGCATTCCGGTACCGGCGCGTTCCAGCGTCCCCGTCCTGCTGTCGACCCTCACCGGCGAGGCCGAGCCGAACGTCACCGTCCATGTCAGCACCCGCACGGGCCGCGTGGGCGCCGTGGTGAACGCCGCCGACGAGAAGCTCGGCGGCGACTGGCTGGCCGCCTCCGCCGATCCGGCACCCCGCGTGGTGCTCCCCGGAATCCCCTCGGACGCCACCTCCGTACGACTGGTGGTCTTCGCGCCCGGTGAGGACGACGCCGAACTGAAGGTGCGTCTGGCCGGCGAGAGCGGCACCATCGTCCCGGCCAGCGCCGCCGAGACACTCAACGTGAAGTCGGGCATGACGGCCTCGCTCGATCTGGGGGACGTAACCAAGGGCGAGGCCGGCTCGGTGCTCCTGGGCCCGGCGGAGGGCGCCGGCGAGACCCCGGTGGTCGCCGCGCTGCGCGTCGTACGGGGCAAGGGCACCGACCAGGAGGTCGCCTTCATCCCGGCGACCGGCCCGGTGACGGAGCGCGCGACGGCCGCCGACAACCGCGCCAAGGGTTCGACGCTGTCACTGGCCGCGCCGGACGGCACCGGCAAGGTGAAGGTCACGGCCTCGGCGGGCAGCGGGGGAGGCGAGCAGGTCGTCAAGACGTACACGGTCAAGGGCGGCACGACTCAGGCCGTCACGCCGCCGGTGCCGCAGGGCCTCAAGGGCTCGTACGCGCTGACGGTGGAGCCCGAGTCGGGCGGCCCGGTCCACGCGGCGCGCACGCTGGCGCTGACCCAGGACGGCGTACCGATGTTCACGGTGCAGACGCTGCCGGACGACCGGGGCATGGTGTCCGTACCGGCGACGAAGGAAGATCTCTCCGTACTGAAGTGA
- a CDS encoding metallopeptidase family protein has product MDSPVPPNPIEPRPRRRDRHGRGMRGPVAPPQVPLSASRSDSFRDLVRDSVERLERRWPQLAEIDFLVIDVPDVEGDSVPLGRSVPEGKDRPAHIVVYRRPVEIRTKNREERAMLVHEVVVEQVAELLGLAPESVDPRYGQD; this is encoded by the coding sequence ATGGACAGTCCCGTACCGCCGAACCCGATCGAGCCGAGACCGCGCCGCCGTGACCGCCACGGACGCGGGATGCGCGGGCCCGTCGCCCCTCCGCAGGTCCCGCTCTCGGCGAGCCGCTCGGATTCGTTCCGTGATCTCGTACGGGACTCCGTGGAGCGGTTGGAGCGGCGCTGGCCCCAGCTGGCGGAGATCGACTTCCTCGTCATCGACGTCCCCGACGTCGAGGGCGACTCGGTACCGCTCGGCCGGTCGGTCCCCGAGGGCAAGGACCGGCCCGCGCACATCGTCGTCTACCGGCGTCCCGTCGAGATCCGTACGAAGAACCGCGAGGAGCGCGCCATGCTCGTGCACGAGGTGGTGGTCGAGCAGGTCGCCGAACTGCTGGGGCTCGCACCGGAATCCGTCGATCCGCGGTACGGCCAGGACTGA
- a CDS encoding DUF3499 domain-containing protein has translation MRESRRGPLKSAVPSNIVSPVRRCSRTACGRSAVATLTYVYADSTAVLGPLATHAEPHCYDLCAEHSERLTAPRGWEVVRLTDGSAPARPSGDDLEALANAVREAARPPERAVGPGVNGPRGADQTEAGRRGHLRVLRSPDS, from the coding sequence GTGAGGGAGAGTCGTCGCGGCCCGCTCAAGAGTGCGGTACCGTCCAACATCGTGAGCCCTGTACGTCGCTGTTCGCGCACCGCGTGCGGCCGTTCCGCTGTCGCGACACTGACGTACGTCTATGCCGATTCGACCGCGGTCCTCGGCCCGCTCGCCACGCATGCCGAGCCCCACTGCTACGACCTGTGCGCCGAACACAGCGAGAGACTCACCGCGCCACGCGGGTGGGAGGTCGTCCGGCTCACGGACGGCTCGGCACCGGCCCGGCCCAGCGGTGACGATCTCGAAGCGCTGGCGAACGCCGTGCGCGAGGCCGCGCGTCCTCCGGAGAGAGCGGTCGGACCCGGTGTGAACGGGCCGCGCGGGGCGGATCAGACGGAGGCCGGGCGCCGCGGGCATCTGCGGGTGCTGCGTTCCCCCGATTCCTGA
- a CDS encoding L-lactate permease, with translation MFEQQLEPVADSLGVSALVAALPLFTVLVLLGAVRMKAHRAGLIGLAVAVVVGWLAFGMPIGQTLSAGAQGVVFGLFPIMWIVVNALWVYRMTVRTQHFDILRRSFGRFSDDPRIQALVVAFCFGALLEALAGFGAPVAISAVMLVALGFDPVKAAVVALVANTAPVAFGAMGTPVVTLAQVTGLPLDTVASVVGRQTPLLAVVVPLVLVGLVDGKRGLRETWAPALACGLAFGVAQFVAANFVSAQLADIGAALVGAAALLAVPSARKPADEAVRTSVLTGARSEDLDVEDDRREIVRAYAPYGLIVVIFSLAQIPPVKDLLARATQSFDWPFLDVADSEGNPVGANVFSLPLISTGGTLVLIAGFLTAAVIGLRAKDALKEWAATVHELRYAILTVVSVLALAYVMNLSGQAATIGHFVAAAGAGLAFLSPVLGWFGVAVTGSDTSANALFGALQVTAARESGLSPELLAAANSSGGVLGKMISPQNLTIACAAVGLAGKEGDLLRKVLPWSLGLLLVMCLIVVGQSTFVLGWMLP, from the coding sequence GTGTTCGAACAGCAATTGGAACCCGTCGCCGATTCACTCGGCGTGTCCGCCCTCGTCGCCGCGCTTCCCCTGTTCACCGTGCTGGTGCTGCTCGGCGCCGTCCGTATGAAGGCCCATCGCGCCGGACTCATAGGTCTGGCCGTCGCCGTTGTGGTCGGCTGGCTGGCCTTCGGAATGCCGATCGGCCAGACCCTCTCCGCTGGCGCGCAGGGCGTCGTCTTCGGCCTCTTCCCGATCATGTGGATCGTCGTCAACGCCCTCTGGGTGTACCGGATGACGGTCCGTACCCAGCACTTCGACATCCTGCGCCGCTCGTTCGGGCGATTCTCCGACGACCCGCGCATCCAGGCACTCGTCGTCGCCTTCTGCTTCGGCGCGCTCCTCGAAGCGCTCGCTGGCTTCGGCGCACCGGTCGCCATCTCCGCGGTGATGCTCGTGGCGCTCGGCTTCGACCCCGTCAAGGCGGCCGTCGTCGCCCTCGTGGCCAACACCGCGCCCGTGGCCTTCGGCGCGATGGGTACGCCGGTGGTGACCCTGGCCCAGGTGACCGGGCTGCCGCTGGACACCGTCGCCTCCGTAGTCGGCCGCCAGACGCCGCTGCTGGCCGTTGTCGTCCCCCTCGTGCTCGTCGGGCTGGTGGACGGCAAGCGGGGCCTGCGCGAGACCTGGGCGCCCGCCCTCGCGTGCGGACTCGCCTTCGGTGTCGCGCAGTTCGTCGCCGCCAACTTCGTCTCCGCCCAACTCGCCGACATCGGGGCCGCGCTGGTGGGCGCCGCGGCGCTGCTCGCCGTCCCGAGCGCGCGCAAGCCGGCCGACGAGGCGGTGCGAACCTCCGTACTGACGGGCGCGCGCAGCGAGGATCTCGACGTCGAGGACGACCGCCGCGAAATCGTCCGCGCCTACGCGCCGTACGGCCTGATCGTGGTGATCTTCTCCCTCGCCCAGATCCCGCCGGTCAAGGACCTGCTGGCCAGGGCGACCCAGTCCTTCGACTGGCCGTTCCTCGACGTCGCGGACTCCGAGGGGAATCCGGTCGGGGCCAACGTCTTCTCGCTGCCGCTCATTTCGACCGGCGGCACACTCGTCCTGATCGCGGGCTTCCTGACGGCCGCGGTGATCGGCCTCAGGGCGAAGGACGCGCTGAAGGAGTGGGCCGCCACGGTGCACGAACTGCGCTACGCCATCCTCACCGTCGTGTCGGTGCTGGCCCTCGCGTACGTCATGAACCTCTCCGGACAGGCCGCCACCATCGGCCACTTCGTCGCGGCGGCGGGCGCGGGACTGGCGTTCCTCTCGCCCGTGCTGGGCTGGTTCGGCGTCGCCGTCACAGGCTCCGACACCTCGGCCAACGCGCTCTTCGGAGCGCTCCAGGTGACGGCGGCACGCGAATCCGGGCTGTCGCCCGAGCTGTTGGCGGCCGCGAACAGCTCCGGCGGTGTGCTCGGCAAGATGATCTCGCCACAGAATCTGACCATCGCGTGCGCGGCGGTCGGTCTCGCGGGCAAGGAAGGCGACCTCCTCAGGAAGGTCCTGCCATGGAGCCTCGGGCTGCTGTTGGTGATGTGCCTGATCGTGGTGGGGCAGAGCACCTTCGTACTGGGGTGGATGCTGCCGTAG
- a CDS encoding phosphomannomutase/phosphoglucomutase, translated as MAVADLGQIVKAYDVRGVYPDQLDDRLVELFGAAFVEVTGATAIVVGHDMRPSSPHLSASFAKGAVRRGAHATLIGLCSTDQLYYASGALDLPGAMFTASHNPARYNGIKMCRAGAAPVGQDTGLAEIRALVERWLAEGPPEPAEKPGTITQRDTLTDYAVHLLSLVELSAIRPLKVVVDAGNGMGGHTVPTVFEGLPVDLVPMYFELDGTFPNHEANPLDPRNIVDLQARVLSEGADLGLAFDGDADRCFVVDERGRGVSPSAITALVAERELAKHPGGTVIHNLITSWSVPEVVREQGGTPVRTRVGHSFIKAEMARTGAIFGGEHSAHYYFREFWNADTGMLAALHVLAALGGQDGPLSELVASYDRYAGSGEINSTVDDQKARLAAVRKAFADREGVTTDELDGLTVTTADWWFNLRASNTEPLLRLNVEARDEPTMAKIRDEALALIRS; from the coding sequence GTGGCCGTGGCCGACTTGGGCCAGATCGTGAAGGCGTACGACGTACGTGGCGTGTATCCGGACCAGCTCGACGACCGGCTCGTCGAGCTCTTCGGGGCGGCCTTCGTGGAAGTCACGGGCGCCACGGCGATCGTCGTCGGTCACGACATGCGGCCCTCCTCGCCCCATCTGTCGGCGAGCTTCGCCAAGGGCGCCGTCCGGCGAGGGGCGCACGCCACGCTGATCGGGCTCTGCTCGACGGACCAGCTCTACTACGCCAGCGGGGCACTGGACCTGCCGGGCGCGATGTTCACCGCGTCGCACAACCCCGCGCGGTACAACGGCATCAAGATGTGCCGCGCGGGCGCGGCGCCGGTGGGGCAGGACACCGGCCTGGCGGAGATCCGCGCACTGGTCGAGAGGTGGCTCGCCGAAGGACCCCCGGAACCGGCCGAGAAGCCGGGAACGATCACGCAGCGTGACACGTTGACCGATTACGCCGTCCATCTGCTGTCCCTGGTCGAGCTCTCGGCGATCCGCCCGCTGAAGGTCGTGGTCGACGCGGGGAACGGCATGGGGGGCCACACCGTCCCCACGGTCTTCGAGGGACTGCCCGTCGACCTGGTCCCGATGTACTTCGAGCTGGACGGCACGTTCCCCAACCACGAGGCCAACCCGCTCGATCCCCGGAACATCGTGGACCTCCAGGCCCGTGTGCTCTCCGAAGGCGCGGACCTGGGCCTGGCGTTCGACGGCGACGCGGACCGCTGCTTCGTCGTCGACGAGCGGGGGAGGGGCGTGTCACCGTCGGCTATCACGGCCCTGGTCGCCGAGCGTGAACTCGCCAAGCACCCCGGTGGCACGGTGATCCACAACCTCATCACCTCCTGGTCGGTCCCCGAGGTCGTCAGGGAGCAGGGCGGCACCCCGGTCCGTACGCGCGTCGGCCACTCCTTCATCAAGGCGGAGATGGCCCGCACGGGTGCGATCTTCGGCGGAGAGCACTCGGCGCACTACTACTTCCGCGAGTTCTGGAACGCGGACACCGGCATGCTCGCCGCGCTCCATGTCCTGGCCGCGCTCGGTGGCCAGGACGGCCCGCTGTCCGAACTCGTCGCCTCCTACGACCGGTACGCCGGATCGGGCGAGATCAACTCCACGGTGGACGATCAGAAGGCCCGCCTGGCCGCCGTACGGAAAGCCTTCGCCGACCGCGAGGGCGTCACGACCGACGAACTCGACGGACTGACGGTGACCACCGCCGACTGGTGGTTCAACCTCCGCGCCTCAAACACGGAACCGCTGCTGCGCCTCAACGTGGAGGCCCGCGACGAGCCGACGATGGCCAAGATCAGAGACGAGGCCCTGGCTCTGATCCGATCCTGA
- a CDS encoding Trm112 family protein, which produces MPLEAGLLEILACPACHAPLSDRTEADTPELICTGADCGLAYPVRDDIPVLLVDEARRPA; this is translated from the coding sequence ATGCCGCTCGAAGCCGGCCTCCTGGAGATCCTCGCCTGCCCGGCCTGCCACGCGCCGCTCAGCGACCGCACCGAAGCCGACACGCCCGAGCTGATCTGCACCGGCGCGGACTGCGGCCTGGCGTACCCGGTCCGGGACGACATCCCCGTACTCCTCGTGGACGAGGCCCGCCGCCCCGCCTGA
- a CDS encoding SIS domain-containing protein yields the protein MLDESLLDAPDALARADHRGLLLGAAEAGARVRTAVRHAAEAGIGQLNPEGRPRAVLFAGSGTAALGVADLLGALAGAAAPVTLLRPTGVAPAAGALRWALPGWAGSVDLLLIATTDGGEPGLALLAEQAYRRGCTVVAVAPHPSPLSEAVGGTHGLAVPMAPTPQEQYEEIQAASPGALWALFTPLLSLLDRVGLLTAPAQTLQLVADRLDSAAERCGPAIATYSNPAKTLAAELADNLPLIWTEGAVAAPAGRRFAAVLAELSGRPALAAELPGALPAHGLLLGGDFAGGAADPDDFFRDRVEEPQPLRARVVLLRDRPVGGLTAAPAARELAISHETAISELEPQEGSELEALAELVAVTDFAAVYLALASGNRE from the coding sequence ATGCTCGACGAGTCCTTGCTCGACGCGCCGGACGCGCTGGCTCGCGCCGACCACCGTGGGCTGCTCCTCGGCGCCGCCGAGGCCGGGGCACGTGTACGCACCGCAGTCCGGCACGCCGCCGAGGCGGGCATCGGACAGCTCAACCCCGAGGGCCGCCCCCGCGCCGTGCTGTTCGCCGGCTCCGGCACCGCCGCACTCGGCGTCGCCGACCTGCTCGGCGCGCTCGCCGGTGCCGCCGCGCCCGTCACCCTGCTGCGGCCCACCGGCGTCGCTCCCGCCGCGGGCGCCCTTCGCTGGGCGCTCCCCGGCTGGGCCGGCTCCGTCGACCTGCTCCTGATCGCCACCACCGACGGTGGCGAACCGGGCCTCGCCCTCCTCGCCGAGCAGGCGTACCGCCGCGGCTGCACCGTCGTCGCCGTCGCCCCGCACCCGTCCCCACTCAGCGAGGCCGTAGGCGGTACGCACGGGCTGGCCGTGCCCATGGCGCCCACGCCGCAGGAGCAGTACGAGGAGATCCAGGCCGCGAGCCCGGGCGCGCTCTGGGCCCTGTTCACCCCGCTCCTCTCCCTTCTCGACCGCGTCGGGCTGCTCACCGCGCCGGCGCAGACGCTTCAGCTGGTCGCCGACCGTCTCGACAGCGCCGCCGAACGCTGCGGCCCGGCCATCGCGACGTACAGCAACCCCGCCAAGACCCTCGCCGCCGAGCTGGCCGACAACCTCCCGCTGATCTGGACGGAAGGCGCGGTCGCCGCCCCCGCCGGGCGCCGCTTCGCCGCCGTACTGGCCGAGTTGTCCGGCCGCCCCGCGCTCGCGGCCGAACTGCCCGGCGCCCTGCCCGCACACGGCCTCCTCCTGGGCGGAGACTTCGCAGGCGGCGCCGCCGACCCCGACGACTTCTTCCGCGACCGCGTCGAGGAGCCCCAGCCGCTGCGCGCCCGAGTCGTGCTGCTCCGCGACCGCCCCGTCGGCGGACTGACCGCGGCGCCCGCCGCCCGTGAACTCGCCATCAGTCACGAGACGGCCATCAGCGAGCTGGAGCCGCAGGAAGGCAGCGAACTCGAAGCCCTCGCGGAACTCGTCGCCGTCACCGACTTCGCGGCCGTCTATCTGGCCCTGGCCTCGGGCAACCGCGAATGA
- the manA gene encoding mannose-6-phosphate isomerase, class I: MDRLSNTVRPYAWGSTTAIPELLGTAPTGEPQAEMWMGAHPGAPSRINRPTTPVDHPLSDLIAAAPEAELGAPTVKKFGPRLPFLLKILAAGAPLSLQVHPNLAQAKEGYAAEERQGVPIDAPHRNYKDSNHKPELICALTPFDGLCGFRAPAETADLLARLDVDSLKPYVDLLRAHPEEAALREVLTAVLTADPDEMSHTVHSSAEAAARLGGEYSPYVSIAHHYPGDPGVIAAMLLNHVQLQPGEALFLGAGVPHAYLNGLGVEIMANSDNVLRCGLTPKHVDVPELLRIVRFESADPAVLRPEASASGEELYETPIDEFRLSTYGLAPGAEPRDLTAGTPQILLCTAGTPRANEIDLTPGDSVFVPAGERTELTGTGRVFRATVIA, translated from the coding sequence ATGGACCGCCTCTCCAACACCGTGCGCCCCTACGCCTGGGGCTCCACGACCGCCATCCCGGAACTGCTCGGCACCGCCCCGACCGGCGAGCCCCAGGCCGAGATGTGGATGGGCGCCCACCCGGGGGCCCCGTCCCGTATCAACCGCCCCACCACCCCCGTCGACCACCCGCTCTCCGACCTCATCGCAGCCGCACCCGAGGCGGAACTCGGCGCCCCCACCGTCAAGAAATTCGGCCCACGTCTCCCCTTTCTCCTCAAGATCCTTGCCGCCGGCGCCCCCCTCTCCCTCCAGGTCCATCCCAACCTCGCCCAGGCGAAGGAGGGTTACGCGGCGGAGGAGCGCCAGGGCGTCCCCATCGACGCGCCGCACCGCAACTACAAGGACTCCAACCACAAGCCCGAACTGATCTGCGCCCTCACCCCCTTCGACGGTCTGTGCGGCTTCCGAGCCCCCGCCGAGACCGCCGACCTCCTCGCCCGGCTCGACGTCGACTCGCTCAAGCCCTACGTGGACCTCCTGCGCGCACACCCCGAGGAAGCCGCGCTGCGCGAGGTCCTCACGGCCGTGCTGACCGCCGACCCGGACGAGATGTCACACACAGTGCATTCCTCCGCCGAAGCCGCGGCACGCCTCGGCGGCGAGTACTCGCCATACGTGTCGATCGCGCACCACTACCCGGGCGACCCCGGCGTCATCGCGGCCATGCTGCTCAACCACGTACAACTCCAGCCCGGCGAGGCACTCTTCCTCGGTGCCGGCGTCCCGCACGCCTATCTGAACGGGCTGGGCGTCGAGATCATGGCCAACTCGGACAACGTCCTGCGCTGCGGCCTCACCCCCAAACACGTCGATGTACCCGAACTGCTCCGCATCGTGCGCTTCGAGTCGGCCGATCCCGCCGTGCTCCGCCCCGAGGCGTCGGCGTCCGGCGAGGAGCTGTACGAGACCCCGATCGACGAATTCCGGCTGTCCACCTACGGGTTGGCACCCGGCGCCGAGCCCCGCGACCTCACCGCCGGCACCCCGCAGATCCTGCTCTGCACGGCCGGCACACCACGCGCCAACGAAATCGACCTGACTCCCGGCGATTCGGTCTTCGTCCCGGCGGGCGAAAGGACCGAACTGACCGGTACGGGCAGGGTCTTCAGGGCCACCGTCATCGCCTAA
- a CDS encoding cation diffusion facilitator family transporter, whose product MSASGGTKAIVAALAANLAIAVAKFVAFLFSGSSSMLAESVHSLADSGNQGLLLLGGKKAKREATPEHPFGYGRERYIYAFLVSIVLFSVGGMFAIYEGYEKIKHPHEIEAWYWPVGVLVFAIIAESFSFRTAIVESNQTRGKRSWKEFIRHSKAPELPVVLLEDLGALVGLILALLGVSLALATGNGVWDGIGTLCIGILLIVIALVLAAETKSLLLGESAGREDVEKIKAAIVDGDVVTGIIHMRTLHLGPEELLVAAKIAVEHDDTAAEVAQAINAAEGRIREAVPIARVIYLEPDIFNAAAAAAGTNPVKSPGVTETVPAPEPGPDSGSDKDDH is encoded by the coding sequence ATGAGCGCGTCAGGCGGAACCAAGGCGATCGTGGCGGCGCTCGCCGCCAACCTAGCGATCGCAGTTGCCAAGTTCGTGGCGTTCCTCTTCAGTGGCTCGTCGTCGATGCTCGCCGAGAGCGTGCACTCGCTCGCCGACTCCGGCAATCAGGGCCTGCTCCTCCTCGGCGGCAAGAAGGCGAAGCGCGAAGCGACCCCGGAGCACCCCTTCGGGTACGGCCGTGAGCGCTACATCTACGCGTTCCTCGTCTCCATCGTGCTCTTCTCCGTCGGTGGCATGTTCGCCATCTACGAGGGCTACGAGAAGATCAAGCACCCGCACGAGATCGAGGCCTGGTACTGGCCGGTCGGCGTCCTGGTGTTCGCGATCATCGCCGAGTCGTTCTCCTTCCGCACGGCCATCGTCGAGTCCAACCAGACGCGCGGCAAGCGTTCGTGGAAAGAGTTCATCCGGCACTCCAAGGCCCCCGAACTCCCGGTCGTCCTGCTGGAGGACCTCGGCGCGCTGGTCGGTCTGATCCTCGCGCTCCTGGGTGTGAGCCTGGCGCTCGCCACGGGCAACGGCGTCTGGGACGGCATCGGCACGCTCTGCATCGGCATCCTGCTGATCGTCATCGCGCTGGTCCTGGCGGCCGAGACGAAGTCCCTGCTGCTCGGTGAGTCCGCCGGCCGGGAGGACGTGGAGAAGATCAAGGCCGCGATCGTCGACGGCGACGTCGTCACCGGCATCATCCACATGCGTACGCTCCACCTCGGCCCCGAGGAACTGCTGGTGGCGGCCAAGATCGCGGTCGAGCACGACGACACGGCCGCCGAGGTCGCCCAGGCCATCAACGCGGCCGAGGGCCGGATCCGCGAGGCGGTCCCGATCGCCCGCGTGATCTACCTGGAGCCGGACATCTTCAACGCCGCCGCAGCGGCGGCGGGCACCAACCCGGTCAAGTCGCCCGGTGTCACGGAGACAGTGCCGGCCCCCGAGCCGGGTCCCGACTCAGGTTCGGACAAGGACGACCACTGA
- the ahcY gene encoding adenosylhomocysteinase: MTTVANRQDFKVADLSLADFGRKEITLAEHEMPGLMSIRKEYAEAQPLAGSRITGSLHMTVQTAVLIETLVALGADVRWASCNIFSTQDHAAAAVAVGPNGTPDDPQGVPVFAWKGETLEEYWWCTEQALTWPNASTGGPNMILDDGGDATLLVHKGVEFEKAGAAPDPATADSEEYSYILRLLNRTLTENPQKWTLLASEIRGVTEETTTGVHRLYEMHRDGTLLFPAINVNDAVTKSKFDNKYGCRHSLIDGINRATDVLIGGKVAVVFGYGDVGKGCAESLRGQGARVIITEIDPICALQAAMDGYQVSTLDDIVGIADIFVTTTGNKDIIMAADMAKMKHQAIVGNIGHFDNEIDMAGLAKIPGIVKDEVKPQVHTWKFPDGKTLIVLSEGRLLNLGNATGHPSFVMSNSFADQTLAQIELFTKPEEYPTDVYVLPKHLDEKVARLHLDALGVKLTTLRPEQAAYIGVKVEGPYKSDHYRY, from the coding sequence ATGACCACTGTCGCGAACCGACAGGACTTCAAGGTCGCCGATCTCTCGCTTGCCGACTTCGGCCGCAAGGAGATCACCCTCGCCGAGCACGAGATGCCCGGCCTGATGTCGATCCGTAAGGAGTACGCCGAGGCGCAGCCCCTCGCCGGCTCCCGCATCACCGGCTCCCTGCACATGACCGTGCAGACCGCCGTCCTCATCGAGACGCTGGTCGCGCTCGGCGCCGACGTCCGCTGGGCCTCCTGCAACATCTTCTCCACCCAGGACCACGCCGCCGCCGCGGTGGCCGTCGGTCCGAACGGCACCCCGGACGACCCGCAGGGCGTCCCGGTCTTCGCCTGGAAGGGCGAGACGCTCGAAGAGTACTGGTGGTGCACGGAGCAGGCCCTGACCTGGCCCAACGCCTCCACCGGCGGCCCGAACATGATCCTGGACGACGGTGGCGACGCCACCCTCCTCGTCCACAAGGGCGTCGAGTTCGAGAAGGCCGGCGCGGCCCCGGACCCGGCCACGGCGGACAGCGAGGAGTACAGCTACATCCTCCGTCTGCTCAACCGCACCCTCACCGAGAACCCGCAGAAGTGGACCCTCCTGGCGTCCGAGATCCGCGGCGTCACCGAAGAGACCACGACCGGTGTCCACCGTCTCTACGAGATGCACCGCGACGGCACGCTCCTCTTCCCGGCGATCAACGTCAACGACGCCGTGACCAAGTCGAAGTTCGACAACAAGTACGGCTGCCGCCACTCCCTGATCGACGGCATCAACCGCGCCACCGACGTGCTGATCGGCGGCAAGGTCGCCGTCGTCTTCGGCTACGGCGACGTGGGCAAGGGCTGCGCGGAGTCCCTGCGCGGCCAGGGCGCCCGCGTGATCATCACCGAGATCGACCCGATCTGCGCGCTCCAGGCGGCGATGGACGGCTACCAGGTCTCCACGCTGGACGACATCGTCGGCATCGCGGACATCTTCGTCACCACGACGGGCAACAAGGACATCATCATGGCCGCGGACATGGCCAAGATGAAGCACCAGGCGATCGTCGGGAACATCGGCCACTTCGACAACGAGATCGACATGGCCGGCCTCGCGAAGATCCCCGGCATCGTCAAGGACGAGGTCAAGCCGCAGGTCCACACCTGGAAGTTCCCCGACGGCAAGACGCTGATCGTCCTGTCCGAGGGCCGCCTGCTGAACCTCGGCAACGCGACCGGCCACCCCTCCTTCGTGATGTCCAACTCGTTCGCGGACCAGACGCTGGCCCAGATCGAGCTCTTCACCAAGCCCGAGGAGTACCCGACCGACGTCTACGTGCTGCCCAAGCACCTTGACGAGAAGGTCGCCCGCCTCCACCTCGACGCGCTCGGAGTGAAGCTCACGACGCTCCGCCCCGAGCAGGCCGCGTACATCGGCGTGAAGGTCGAAGGCCCGTACAAGTCCGACCACTACCGTTACTGA